One Paracoccaceae bacterium genomic region harbors:
- a CDS encoding class I SAM-dependent methyltransferase, with product MPFADPAHIDDMNLYLGDRIAEVNGWCGPHLWQALWPVARAIGQGPVAEIGVFEGKFLIGLVKTFDPDAVFSHAAIDVYDMQQFNLDGAGVGKAAVLDTNLKAHGLGAHRVEKVRADSLALRAADAAALVARHGQFKFFSVDGCHEVTHTMNDIEFAMQVTAPEGLISVDDYLNPSWPGVSEAVAKMYLLRNFAFVPLFYTMNKLFLCSISYHDTYLKLLQKSVVAEFPGTPVKPVTRFGFRTLTILPRIQSWLPLRAA from the coding sequence ATGCCCTTCGCCGACCCTGCCCATATCGACGACATGAACCTGTATCTGGGCGACCGGATCGCAGAGGTGAACGGCTGGTGCGGCCCGCATTTGTGGCAGGCGCTCTGGCCCGTCGCCCGCGCCATCGGTCAGGGCCCGGTGGCCGAGATCGGCGTGTTCGAGGGCAAGTTCCTGATCGGCCTGGTCAAGACCTTCGACCCCGACGCGGTGTTTTCGCATGCCGCGATCGACGTCTACGACATGCAGCAGTTCAACCTCGATGGCGCGGGCGTCGGCAAGGCCGCCGTACTTGACACCAACCTCAAGGCGCATGGCCTGGGCGCCCACCGGGTCGAGAAGGTCCGCGCCGACAGCCTGGCGCTGCGTGCTGCCGACGCCGCGGCCCTGGTCGCACGGCACGGCCAGTTCAAGTTCTTCAGCGTGGACGGCTGCCACGAGGTCACCCACACGATGAACGACATCGAATTCGCCATGCAGGTCACCGCCCCCGAGGGCCTGATCTCGGTCGACGACTACCTCAACCCAAGCTGGCCCGGCGTCAGCGAGGCGGTGGCCAAGATGTACCTGCTGCGCAACTTCGCCTTCGTGCCGCTGTTCTACACCATGAACAAGCTGTTCCTCTGCTCGATCTCCTACCACGACACCTATCTGAAACTGCTGCAGAAATCCGTCGTGGCCGAGTTCCCGGGCACGCCGGTCAAGCCGGTCACGCGCTTCGGCTTCCGCACGCTGACAATCCTGCCCCGGATCCAGTCCTGGCTGCCCCTGCGCGCGGCCTGA
- a CDS encoding SRPBCC domain-containing protein has product MPDILHRVGIRSAVPAVFGALATRDGVAGWWTEETSGDDSAGGRLRVRFTDRGIEIGAMEMAVLEHRPDTLVLWEVVAGPEEWIGTRIRFDLKQEGDHCVVLFRHEGWAEPGEFMHHCSTKWGVFMMSLKALVETGTGLPSPRDIKIDNWN; this is encoded by the coding sequence ATGCCGGACATTCTGCACAGGGTAGGGATCAGGTCGGCGGTGCCGGCCGTCTTCGGCGCACTCGCCACGCGCGATGGCGTCGCCGGCTGGTGGACCGAGGAAACCTCCGGCGACGACAGTGCCGGCGGCCGGCTGCGCGTCCGTTTCACCGATCGCGGCATCGAGATCGGCGCGATGGAGATGGCCGTGCTTGAACACCGCCCCGACACGCTGGTGCTGTGGGAGGTGGTCGCAGGCCCCGAGGAATGGATCGGCACCCGCATCCGCTTCGACCTCAAGCAGGAAGGCGATCATTGCGTGGTGCTGTTCCGCCACGAAGGCTGGGCCGAACCCGGCGAGTTCATGCACCATTGCAGCACCAAATGGGGCGTGTTCATGATGAGCCTCAAGGCACTGGTGGAAACCGGAACCGGCCTGCCAAGCCCGCGCGACATCAAGATCGACAACTGGAACTGA
- a CDS encoding 1-acyl-sn-glycerol-3-phosphate acyltransferase, translating into MSPVLQWLRSVVFIVQMYLAMVVLAIVFTPFAIFRRDAAFSAIHTYCRWVRFSARLLVGLRSEVRGTPPEGEVLVAAKHQSFFDIIILVSVLPRPKFIMKKELKWAPILGWYALRIGCVPVDRGKRGQAITAMKARVAAGTAFPGQLVIYPQGTRVAPGATLPYKVGTGLLYEQLGQPCIPVATNVGVFWPRRSLLRRPGLAVVEFLPPIPPGRPVPAFMTQLETTIETASDRLMAEAGFVRR; encoded by the coding sequence ATGTCCCCTGTCCTGCAATGGCTGCGGTCGGTCGTGTTCATCGTCCAGATGTATCTGGCGATGGTGGTTCTGGCGATCGTGTTCACACCCTTCGCCATCTTCCGCCGCGATGCCGCCTTCTCGGCCATCCACACCTATTGCCGCTGGGTCCGGTTCTCGGCCCGCCTGCTGGTCGGCCTTCGGTCCGAAGTGCGCGGAACCCCGCCAGAGGGCGAGGTGCTGGTTGCCGCAAAACACCAGAGCTTCTTCGACATCATCATCCTCGTCTCGGTCCTGCCGCGGCCCAAGTTCATCATGAAGAAGGAGCTGAAGTGGGCGCCCATCCTCGGCTGGTATGCGCTGCGCATCGGCTGTGTGCCGGTCGACCGGGGCAAGCGCGGGCAGGCCATCACCGCGATGAAGGCGCGCGTGGCCGCAGGCACCGCCTTTCCGGGGCAACTGGTGATCTATCCGCAGGGCACCCGTGTGGCCCCCGGCGCGACGCTGCCCTACAAGGTGGGCACCGGCCTGCTCTACGAACAGCTTGGCCAGCCCTGCATCCCGGTTGCGACCAACGTCGGCGTGTTCTGGCCGCGCCGCAGCCTGCTGCGTCGCCCCGGCCTTGCCGTGGTCGAGTTCCTGCCCCCGATCCCGCCCGGGCGCCCGGTTCCCGCCTTCATGACCCAGCTCGAAACCACCATCGAAACCGCCTCGGACCGCCTGATGGCCGAAGCGGGTTTCGTCCGTCGCTGA
- a CDS encoding SRPBCC family protein, which produces MTGQTATFQYVTYVRATPDKVFAAITRPEMAREYWGHENISDWTPGARWQHVRADAGRSVELVGEVVEHAPPHRLVITWANASQAADPAAYSRVTFDLVPYDGMVRLTVTHDGLIPGSGMLNGISKGWPIVLSSLKSYLETGQAIDVFARPAATGAAA; this is translated from the coding sequence ATGACCGGCCAGACCGCCACCTTCCAGTATGTGACCTATGTCCGCGCCACCCCCGACAAGGTGTTCGCGGCGATCACCCGACCCGAGATGGCGCGGGAATACTGGGGGCACGAAAACATCTCCGACTGGACGCCGGGCGCCCGCTGGCAGCATGTCCGCGCCGATGCGGGCCGCAGCGTGGAACTGGTGGGCGAGGTCGTCGAACACGCCCCGCCGCACCGGCTGGTGATCACCTGGGCCAATGCCTCGCAAGCCGCCGACCCGGCCGCATACAGCCGCGTGACCTTCGATCTTGTCCCCTATGACGGAATGGTCCGGCTGACGGTCACCCACGACGGGCTGATCCCGGGCAGCGGCATGCTGAACGGCATCTCAAAGGGCTGGCCCATCGTGCTGTCCAGCCTGAAATCCTACCTGGAAACCGGACAGGCCATCGACGTCTTCGCCAGGCCCGCCGCGACCGGCGCCGCCGCCTGA
- a CDS encoding pyridoxamine 5'-phosphate oxidase family protein, which yields MPDWIDDIAALEALYGTPGQASTVKVTSCLTPAYRAWIGRSRFCVLSTVGPEGTDGSPRGDDGPVVAVLDDRTLALPDWRGNDRIDSLRNIVRDGRVSLMFLVPGSNTAMRVNGTARLTVDDTMRARFARDGHLPRCVIVIAVAEVYSQCARALLRAALWSGDQAQGLPTVGDMLREITQGGIDGAAYDAAWPARAARTLW from the coding sequence ATGCCGGACTGGATCGACGACATCGCGGCGCTTGAGGCGCTCTACGGAACCCCGGGGCAGGCGTCCACCGTCAAGGTGACCTCCTGCCTGACCCCCGCCTACCGCGCCTGGATCGGGCGGTCGCGGTTCTGCGTCCTGTCCACCGTCGGCCCCGAGGGCACCGACGGCAGCCCCCGGGGCGATGACGGCCCGGTGGTGGCGGTGCTGGACGACCGGACGCTGGCGCTGCCCGACTGGCGGGGAAACGACCGCATCGACAGCCTGCGCAACATCGTCCGCGACGGCCGGGTCAGCCTGATGTTCCTGGTCCCGGGGTCGAACACCGCGATGCGGGTCAACGGCACCGCCCGGCTCACCGTTGACGACACGATGCGCGCCCGGTTTGCCCGCGATGGCCACCTGCCGCGCTGCGTGATCGTGATCGCCGTGGCCGAGGTCTATTCGCAATGTGCCCGCGCGCTGCTGCGCGCTGCCCTGTGGTCCGGGGATCAGGCGCAGGGCCTGCCGACCGTGGGCGACATGCTGCGCGAGATCACGCAGGGCGGCATCGACGGTGCGGCCTATGACGCCGCATGGCCCGCCCGCGCTGCCCGGACCCTCTGGTAG
- a CDS encoding helix-turn-helix transcriptional regulator → MDADKVFKALADPTRRRLLDQLCEANGQSLGQLCDGLSMTRQSATQHLDILEAANLISTVRRGREKLHFINPVPLHDIYERWVRKFETERLRLLHDLKRELEGE, encoded by the coding sequence ATGGATGCCGACAAGGTCTTCAAGGCGCTGGCCGATCCGACACGGCGGCGGCTGCTGGACCAGCTGTGCGAAGCCAACGGCCAAAGCCTCGGGCAGCTCTGCGACGGGCTCTCGATGACCCGGCAGTCGGCGACGCAGCATCTCGACATCCTCGAAGCCGCCAACCTGATCAGCACGGTCCGTCGCGGCCGGGAAAAGCTGCACTTCATCAACCCCGTGCCGCTGCACGACATCTACGAACGCTGGGTCCGCAAGTTCGAGACCGAACGCCTGCGGCTCCTGCATGACCTGAAACGCGAGCTTGAAGGAGAATGA